GGGTTCGCGAGCTGTAAGCGGAGGGCGTGCCGGGTACGGGGGACCTACCCTCCGTACCCGGCACTGCCGTTGGTGCTCAGGTCTTGCGCGCCGTACCGCGGCTGCCGAACGACTCCATGGTGGTCGCCTTCTTGGCCGGGGCCCTGGTGGCGGACGTGGTGCGGGCCCGGGTCGGCGCGGCCTTCTTCGCCGCCGCCTTCTTCGCCGCGGCCCTCGTCGCGGGCGCCTTCTTCGGCGGGGCGTTCTTCGCGGCGGCCGCCTTCGCCGTCGGCCTGCGGGTGGGCGTGGCCGTGGTGGCGGAGGTGTCCTTCTTCCGCGCGACGCGGGCCGTGGTCGGGGTGGGCTTCTCGCCGGGGCTCTTGGCCACGCTCGCGCCGGTGGCCCGCTTCGTGGCGGTGACGGCCAGCCTTCTTCGCCGCCGCCTTCCGGCTCATCGGAGCCTTCTTCGCCCAGGTGGCCTTGCGGGCCCCGGTCGGCCGGCTGCCCGCCGGGACGGCGCTCCTGCCTGCGGTCATCCTCGCTCATCCTCGGGTCTCCCGGCATCGCCAGTACTGCCGGACGACGGGCATGGCGGGTGCAGACTCGCCCGGCCCGGTCGGCCGGGTCTTCCCCCGCCTCCGCCGGGCAAACGCCGAAGGAACGGGCTGGTTGTGACGGTCTTCCTCGGCCCCACCCGGACGGTTCGGCGCCGTTGCATTGAGCGTTGGCAAGATCGAGGCAGACTTGAGCAGTGAAGTCATCGACCCGTCCTGGCCCATGGCTGCCTCCGAGGTCGGCGATCGCCGGGCTCCGGTTCCCGACCGAGGTGATCGTGGTCGCGGTCCGCTGGTATCTGCGGTTCAACCTGTCCTATCGCGACGTTGACGAGTTGCTGGCCGAACGTGGCGCCGAGGTCGATCACGTCACCGTCTACCGGTGGGTGCAGCGATTCACCCTGCTGCTGGCCGACGCCGGCCGGTTCTGCCGGCACTCACCAGGCGACAGGTGGTTCGTTGATGAGACGTACGTCAAGGTGAACGGGGTTTGGCGGTACGTGTACCGGGCGGTCGACCAGCACGGAAAGGTCATCGACGTGCTCTTAGGTATTCGGCAGGGGCAGGGTGCAGACCTGTCGGCGTGAGTTGCTGGACCGCGCGTTGATCTGGAACCAGCGCCACCTTTGCCAAGCCCTGCGGGAGTTCGAGCGGTTCTACAACTCCCATGGGCCGCATCAGGGCATCGCGAACGCCCGACCGCTGCACCCCTTGCCTCGGGCGATCACCGATCTAGGCCAGATCGCCCGCCTCGACTTACGTAGGCGTGAACGCCTGGGCGGCATCCTTCACGAGTACGAACATGCCGCGTGACCTGGGCGGACGAGGTTTCCGGCAAGGGCAGGGTCAGGCGGGCCGGGCGCGGGCGTAGACGTCGCCCGAGTTGGCCTCGTGGGGCAGCGCCCGCAGGTACGCCGCCACCTCGCCCGCCGGCCGCCAGCCATCGAGGGCGAACGCCATCTCGTCGCCGAGCGCCACGGTGAACGTGGTGAAGCCCAGCCGGGTGAGCCGGTCCAGGCAGTGCGCGGCCAGGTCCCGTTCGATGGTGGTGAATTCGAAGGACAGCGCCGGCAGGGGGCGGCTCAACCCGGCCAGCACGGCGTCCTCAAATCCCTCCACGTCGATCTTTACGAAGCCCGGTACGCCGTGCGCCGCGACCAGTGTGTCGAGTGTGGTTCCGGCCACCTCGATCTCGACGTCCCAAATCTCGTCCTCCCAGCCGCCGGCCCCGTCGGCAGCCTGCAGGAAACCCGCCGACGCCGTGGAGATCGTCGGGTTCGCCGAGTTGACGTGCAGCCGCACCGGCCCGGTACAAGCCCCGCACGCCGCCTCCACCACGGTCACCCGGTCGTCGTGCGCGTAGAGGGCGCGCAGGGCCCGGGTGCAGAGCGGTTGCGGCTCGACGGCCACCACGCGGGCGCCCAGCCGCCGGAAGCTGCCGAGCCGGTCGCCCACGTGCGCGCCGACGTCGAAGACCAGGTCCCCTGGGCGGACCAGGGGCGCGTAGAACGCGTCCATCGCCGCCTCGCGGGCCGGGTCGCCGTAGTACGCCTCCAGGGAGCGGCGCAACCCGGACAGGGTCGGGTCCGCCTTGAGTGCCTCCACCGCGCTGAGGTCATCGACCACTGGTCTGACCGTAGTCGCGTCCGGAGCAACGCGAGGGCGATTCGCGTCCATTTGCCGGGCACCCCTGGATACCCAGCCTCCTAGGACGGTGTAGACGGGGAGCGTAGCCATCGTGTGACGACGGCTCGGGTCGCCGTTGACGGCCCGCGCGAGTGCGCGACGTCCAGCGACGCTGCGGCCGTAGGCCACCACGGCGATGGCCTCGGCGAGTGCCTGTCGGGCTGTGTCGTCGCGGTCAGGCCCCTTCGCTGCTGTGAGCCACCGGTCCGGCCGGAACGAGCTGGTGAGCTTCGTCTGGTGGTTACCGACGTACTCCCAGACGGCGCGGTCAAGGGAAACGTTGACCACCGCCCCCGCCGGAAGCCGCTGGGTCCAGTCGGCGTGCAGCTGCCATCGCC
The nucleotide sequence above comes from Micromonospora sp. NBC_00389. Encoded proteins:
- a CDS encoding FkbM family methyltransferase codes for the protein MVDDLSAVEALKADPTLSGLRRSLEAYYGDPAREAAMDAFYAPLVRPGDLVFDVGAHVGDRLGSFRRLGARVVAVEPQPLCTRALRALYAHDDRVTVVEAACGACTGPVRLHVNSANPTISTASAGFLQAADGAGGWEDEIWDVEIEVAGTTLDTLVAAHGVPGFVKIDVEGFEDAVLAGLSRPLPALSFEFTTIERDLAAHCLDRLTRLGFTTFTVALGDEMAFALDGWRPAGEVAAYLRALPHEANSGDVYARARPA